Within the Prosthecochloris marina genome, the region ACAGTTTTTCGACAGGTATCATCGATGTCAGGTGATGTAAAGTATATCAATGTTCCTTTGTCCGAAGGGACATATCCCGCCCCCTTTACAAGGCTTCCAGGGGCACCTGCTTCATCCTCTTTCATGGGAAACCAAGACATTTTCAGCTCACCCATTTCCTGCTCGTCAAGCACAACGCCAAACACATATTCATAAAAATCCATAGCCCGTTTCATATCCAAAACAGGAATTTCAAACCAGCCAACCTGATTATAGTTTACCGCCATGATCCCCCCTGCATTTATTTTTCTCGAAATTGAACGTCTGTACAACCGATCCTATTGTGATACGACAACGCCCCCTTTTTCATGCAACTCTATTCCCCTCTGTCCATAAATTTGTTTCTTATGCAGGAATGTTACTGACAGAAATGATCTAACGCCACGAATGTGACTAGTGAACAAAGCACTGAAAATTGAACACCGAAAAAAATAGGGAAACAATAAAGAGAGGCGAGAAAAGCGGAGACATTTCTGCATGATCACAAAGCAGTCAACGCTATCGGAAAGGTTTCAATCAAGTCAATCAATAACTGAAAGAAATACCGGTAATGAACGCATTGGTATTGATACCATCATTGGGGTCACTGAAACCTGCGTTGGACAGATGCCTGAAACGATATCCTGCGTTAAAAGCAAGATCGTGAGTTAGCTCAAACTGAAAACCTGCTCCGAACTGGCTCATAAAGTTGAACCCGTCGTCACCCTGCTCAACGGTATCGATACTGAAATATGCAGGCCCTGAACTGATTTCCCCGTAAAACGAAATCTCGTCTGTCAGAGGAGTGATATACCGAAAACCCACATTCAAGCCTGTTTCAACCCCATCATCAGGCGCAATGATCGTGTTTACAAACGGTTCAATGCCAAACTGCAAGACACCAGGGCCACTTATTC harbors:
- a CDS encoding VOC family protein, yielding MAVNYNQVGWFEIPVLDMKRAMDFYEYVFGVVLDEQEMGELKMSWFPMKEDEAGAPGSLVKGAGYVPSDKGTLIYFTSPDIDDTCRKTVEKGGHVLQEKSSIGEYGFVAMVLDTEGNAIGLHSRT
- a CDS encoding acyloxyacyl hydrolase, which encodes MHVRKVVIKLVFSCFFLLPQVASADSSTRVHAFTDRTEPFRFSELSFSSGYARGELKRDDDLEVIPFSVRVGFDISEFVGISGPGVLQFGIEPFVNTIIAPDDGVETGLNVGFRYITPLTDEISFYGEISSGPAYFSIDTVEQGDDGFNFMSQFGAGFQFELTHDLAFNAGYRFRHLSNAGFSDPNDGINTNAFITGISFSY